A DNA window from Methylocystis heyeri contains the following coding sequences:
- the rnd gene encoding ribonuclease D, producing the protein MSLVTTTDQLAAICDRLAKHPFVTVDTEFLRETTFWPKVCVIQLASPDEAVAIDTLSEGMDLSPFFDLMSNESVVKVFHAARQDVEIVWRLARIIPKPLFDTQVAAMVCGFGEQVSYVELVKSVTRVNLDKSSRFTDWSRRPLSDAQVSYAIADVTHLREIYKHLLSRLDRSKRLDWLADEMETLTSPATYEQHPDDAWERLRHRARKPRDLAVLMELAAWREIEAQGRDIPRSRVLKDDVLLEIAQAAPRSLEALANLRAFPRGMERSRSGADIVAAIERGLARDPSSLPRIERERRNNNGATVELLKVLLRQVAEETGVAAKMIATVDDLEAIANDDNADVSALRGWRRIIFGEKAIELKRGRLALAVENGKVVTFDWRDADVPAAG; encoded by the coding sequence ATGAGCCTCGTCACCACCACCGATCAACTTGCCGCGATTTGCGACCGTCTTGCGAAGCATCCCTTCGTGACGGTCGACACCGAGTTTTTACGCGAGACCACATTCTGGCCGAAAGTCTGCGTGATTCAGCTCGCCTCCCCGGATGAAGCCGTCGCGATCGACACTTTGTCCGAGGGCATGGACCTCTCCCCGTTCTTCGACCTGATGTCGAACGAATCAGTGGTCAAGGTCTTCCATGCCGCCCGCCAGGATGTGGAAATCGTCTGGCGTCTCGCCCGCATCATACCCAAGCCCCTGTTCGACACCCAGGTCGCCGCCATGGTCTGCGGCTTCGGAGAACAGGTTTCCTATGTAGAGCTGGTGAAGAGCGTAACGAGGGTCAATCTGGATAAATCGTCCCGATTTACCGACTGGTCGCGCCGCCCGCTTTCGGACGCCCAGGTCAGCTACGCCATAGCGGACGTCACCCATCTACGGGAAATCTATAAGCATCTGCTGTCGCGGCTGGATCGCTCAAAGCGTCTCGACTGGCTCGCCGACGAGATGGAAACCCTGACCTCGCCGGCGACCTACGAACAGCATCCCGACGACGCATGGGAGAGGCTGCGGCACAGGGCGCGCAAGCCCCGCGACCTCGCCGTGCTGATGGAGCTCGCCGCATGGCGGGAGATCGAAGCCCAGGGCCGCGACATCCCGCGCTCGCGGGTTCTCAAGGACGACGTCCTGCTCGAAATCGCACAGGCCGCTCCGCGCAGCCTCGAAGCCCTGGCCAACCTCAGGGCCTTTCCGCGCGGCATGGAGCGCTCGCGGTCGGGAGCCGATATCGTGGCCGCGATCGAGCGCGGCCTCGCCCGCGATCCCTCCAGCCTGCCGCGCATCGAGCGCGAGAGACGCAACAACAACGGCGCCACCGTCGAGCTCCTGAAGGTGCTGCTGCGCCAGGTCGCCGAGGAAACCGGGGTGGCGGCCAAGATGATCGCCACCGTCGACGATCTCGAAGCCATCGCCAACGACGACAACGCCGACGTGAGCGCGTTGCGAGGCTGGCGCCGGATCATCTTCGGCGAAAAGGCCATCGAACTCAAACGCGGTCGCCTCGCCCTCGCCGTCGAGAACGGCAAGGTCGTCACCTTCGATTGGCGGGACGCCGACGTTCCCGCGGCCGGTTGA
- a CDS encoding DUF3572 domain-containing protein produces the protein MRMANDISTPHSSRSRALPTREEAETLGLQALAFLVEENDRIERFLRLTGVDAGDLPALAPQPLFLLAVLDHLAGHEALLLEFARISNVAPELISHARRALGGGDPS, from the coding sequence ATGAGAATGGCAAACGATATTAGTACTCCCCACAGCTCCAGGTCCCGCGCCCTTCCCACTCGCGAAGAGGCGGAAACCCTCGGTTTGCAGGCGCTCGCCTTTCTGGTCGAGGAGAACGATCGAATTGAAAGGTTTCTGCGGCTGACCGGCGTCGACGCCGGCGACCTTCCGGCCTTGGCCCCACAGCCTTTGTTTCTGCTTGCGGTTCTGGACCATCTCGCCGGCCACGAAGCGCTGCTTCTCGAGTTCGCGCGTATTTCGAATGTCGCGCCGGAACTCATATCTCATGCGCGCCGCGCCCTGGGCGGGGGCGACCCGTCGTAG
- a CDS encoding NAD(+) synthase, with protein sequence MNHSFFDLHTHGFLRVAVAAPNVAVADPATNAARTLEMARRALGQGASIALFPELGLSAYAIDDLLQQRALLAAVERAIADIAEASRGMNILLAVGAPLRWRERLYNCAVLILRGEVLAVIPKSFLPNYREFYERRHFASGAFVADAEIDVAGRRAPFGSDILLSARDVPELVAHAEICEDLWVPVPPSTRAALAGATVLLNLSASNAIVGKSDQRQMLCASQSARCIAAYLYSAAGQGESTTDLAWDGEAVIYEMGALLAKAPRFSDQPQLVVTDIDLGRLAAERLRQGTFGDCADLEGNGALFRRIGFDLAPVRGDKGLLRPVQRYPYVPDDETRLAELCFEAVNIQAHGLEQRLRASRIQRLVIGVSGGLDSTHALLVAATAMDSLGLPRTNILAYTLPAFATTERTKSNAWALMRALGVTAQEIDVTPACRQMLADIAHPAALGEALYDATYENVQAGARTSLLFRLANRHNALVLGTGDLSELALGWCTYGVGDQMSHYNVNASVPKTLIQHLIRWCARDARFGRETVTVLQDILATEISPELVPGAEVQRTEEFVGPYALQDFNLFYTTRYGYAPSKIAFLAMHAWSDADAGVWPSVVPADKRLAYDLRAIKHWLGVFLRRFFETSQFKRTAMPNGPKVSSGGSLSPRGDWRAPSDSSAAAWLADLDAIP encoded by the coding sequence ATGAACCACTCGTTTTTCGATCTCCACACCCATGGCTTTCTGCGCGTTGCAGTCGCGGCGCCGAATGTCGCCGTCGCGGACCCGGCGACCAACGCCGCGCGCACGCTGGAGATGGCGAGACGAGCGCTGGGGCAGGGCGCCTCGATTGCGCTGTTTCCGGAGCTTGGGCTGAGCGCCTACGCCATAGACGATCTCCTGCAGCAGCGCGCGCTGCTCGCTGCGGTCGAGCGAGCCATTGCCGACATCGCCGAAGCTTCGCGCGGGATGAATATTCTGCTTGCGGTAGGGGCGCCGCTGCGCTGGCGCGAGCGGCTCTATAATTGCGCCGTGCTGATCCTGCGCGGAGAGGTGCTGGCCGTAATTCCCAAAAGCTTCCTTCCCAATTACCGGGAGTTCTACGAGCGGCGGCACTTTGCTTCCGGCGCCTTTGTCGCGGACGCCGAAATCGACGTCGCCGGGCGGCGCGCGCCTTTCGGCTCGGACATATTGCTGTCTGCGCGCGATGTTCCCGAACTGGTGGCGCATGCGGAAATCTGCGAGGATCTGTGGGTTCCCGTTCCGCCCTCGACCCGCGCCGCGCTCGCGGGCGCGACGGTGCTGCTCAATCTTTCCGCCAGCAACGCCATCGTCGGAAAATCCGACCAGCGCCAGATGCTCTGCGCTTCGCAATCGGCGCGCTGCATCGCCGCCTATCTATATTCGGCGGCGGGGCAGGGCGAATCGACCACCGATCTCGCCTGGGACGGCGAAGCCGTCATTTATGAAATGGGCGCGCTGCTGGCGAAGGCGCCGCGCTTTTCCGACCAGCCGCAGCTCGTCGTGACCGATATAGACCTCGGGCGGCTGGCGGCGGAGCGCCTGCGTCAGGGAACCTTCGGCGACTGCGCCGATCTAGAGGGGAACGGCGCGCTGTTCCGCCGGATCGGGTTCGACCTTGCGCCCGTCCGCGGCGACAAGGGACTGTTGCGCCCGGTTCAGCGCTATCCTTACGTGCCGGACGACGAAACCAGGCTCGCGGAACTATGCTTCGAGGCGGTCAATATTCAGGCGCATGGTCTCGAGCAGCGGCTGCGCGCCTCCCGCATCCAAAGGCTGGTCATCGGCGTATCAGGGGGGCTCGATTCCACTCACGCGCTGCTGGTCGCGGCCACGGCGATGGATTCTCTGGGCCTGCCCCGGACCAATATCCTCGCTTATACGCTGCCCGCCTTTGCGACGACGGAACGCACCAAATCCAACGCATGGGCCTTGATGCGGGCGCTGGGCGTGACGGCCCAGGAGATCGACGTCACCCCCGCCTGCCGGCAGATGCTCGCGGACATCGCCCATCCCGCGGCGCTGGGCGAGGCTCTCTATGACGCAACCTATGAGAATGTGCAGGCGGGCGCCCGCACCTCGCTGCTGTTCCGCCTCGCCAATCGCCACAATGCGCTGGTGCTCGGGACCGGCGATCTGTCCGAGCTTGCGCTCGGCTGGTGCACCTATGGCGTCGGCGATCAGATGTCGCATTACAATGTCAACGCCTCGGTTCCCAAGACGCTGATCCAGCATCTGATCCGCTGGTGCGCGCGCGACGCCAGATTTGGCCGGGAGACGGTGACCGTGCTGCAGGACATTCTCGCCACCGAGATTTCTCCCGAGCTGGTTCCGGGAGCGGAGGTCCAGCGCACCGAGGAGTTCGTCGGCCCCTACGCCTTGCAGGATTTCAACCTCTTCTACACGACGCGCTACGGCTACGCGCCATCGAAGATCGCCTTTCTGGCCATGCATGCCTGGAGCGACGCCGATGCGGGCGTGTGGCCTTCGGTCGTGCCGGCGGATAAGCGCCTCGCCTATGATTTGCGCGCGATAAAACATTGGCTGGGCGTGTTTTTGCGGCGGTTTTTCGAGACCAGCCAGTTCAAGCGCACGGCGATGCCCAATGGGCCCAAGGTCAGTTCCGGCGGGTCGCTCTCGCCGCGCGGCGACTGGCGCGCGCCGAGCGATTCCTCGGCAGCGGCCTGGCTGGCGGATTTGGACGCGATCCCGTGA
- a CDS encoding glycerophosphodiester phosphodiesterase family protein — protein MSVPIAHRGLHDAEAGVVENSLGAARAAAAAGYAIECDVQLSADGEAVVFHDDLLGRLTGAAGRVCDMTARELAALALKGSGEGVPFLSELLEAVQGRVPLVVELKSSFDGNLALARRVGELLLGYSGPVAIESFDPDPIAFLREHRKAMGIEAIPVGLVAQAFYSESEWPELPASRRVELAQWLHFSRSRPEFLSFNVDDLPHVAAVLWREGLKLPLTVWTVRDAEQAEIAAKWADQIVFEGFRP, from the coding sequence GTGTCGGTCCCCATCGCGCATCGCGGGCTGCATGACGCCGAAGCGGGCGTGGTCGAGAACTCCCTCGGCGCGGCGCGGGCGGCGGCGGCGGCCGGCTACGCCATCGAATGCGACGTGCAATTGAGCGCGGACGGCGAGGCCGTCGTCTTCCACGACGATCTCCTTGGCCGCCTCACCGGCGCCGCCGGGCGCGTCTGCGACATGACCGCTCGCGAGCTTGCCGCCTTGGCGCTCAAAGGCTCGGGCGAGGGCGTGCCGTTCCTCTCTGAGCTGTTGGAAGCGGTTCAGGGGCGCGTTCCGCTCGTCGTGGAGCTCAAATCCAGCTTCGACGGCAATCTCGCGCTGGCGCGCCGGGTCGGCGAGCTGCTCCTCGGCTACAGCGGCCCCGTCGCGATCGAGAGCTTCGATCCCGATCCGATCGCTTTCCTGCGCGAGCACCGTAAGGCGATGGGAATCGAGGCGATTCCGGTGGGATTGGTGGCCCAGGCCTTCTATTCCGAGAGCGAGTGGCCGGAGCTCCCGGCTTCGCGGCGCGTCGAACTCGCCCAGTGGCTGCATTTTTCGCGCAGCCGACCGGAGTTCCTGTCGTTCAATGTGGACGACCTGCCCCATGTGGCGGCGGTGCTGTGGCGAGAAGGGCTGAAGCTGCCGCTGACGGTCTGGACGGTTCGCGACGCCGAGCAGGCCGAAATCGCCGCAAAATGGGCGGATCAGATCGTTTTCGAGGGCTTCCGGCCGTAA
- the ribH gene encoding 6,7-dimethyl-8-ribityllumazine synthase codes for MAGFSRSRDDGAPVPGARILVVVAQFNAETTTLLRQGALEALSKLGAEAIVIEVPGALEIACAAAIALDAGKEAGAPYDGLVALGCVIRGETYHFEIVANESARALIDLSVAMRLPLGNGILTVENEAQAITRADPEQGNKGADAALAALSLVRLAREAGARA; via the coding sequence ATGGCAGGATTTTCCCGCTCGCGGGACGACGGCGCGCCCGTTCCCGGCGCAAGAATTCTCGTGGTCGTCGCGCAGTTCAACGCCGAAACAACCACGCTGCTGCGCCAGGGGGCCCTGGAGGCGCTCTCGAAGCTCGGTGCGGAGGCGATCGTGATCGAGGTCCCTGGAGCGCTGGAGATCGCCTGTGCGGCCGCCATCGCGCTCGACGCGGGCAAGGAGGCGGGCGCGCCCTATGACGGGTTGGTTGCGCTCGGCTGCGTCATTCGCGGGGAGACCTATCATTTCGAGATCGTGGCCAATGAGAGCGCCCGCGCCCTCATCGATCTTTCGGTCGCGATGCGGCTGCCTCTCGGCAATGGGATTCTGACCGTGGAAAACGAAGCGCAGGCGATTACGCGCGCCGATCCGGAACAGGGAAACAAGGGGGCGGACGCCGCCCTCGCGGCTCTCTCGCTGGTTCGCCTTGCAAGGGAAGCGGGGGCGCGGGCATGA
- a CDS encoding response regulator encodes MAKTVLIVEDNELNMKLFNDLLERNGHVTLRTKSGVEAINLAREHRPDLILMDIQLPEVSGLEVTRWIKDDENLRTIPVIAITAFAMKGDEEKIRQGGCEAYLSKPISVAKFLETVNSFLADR; translated from the coding sequence ATGGCGAAAACCGTCCTCATCGTAGAGGATAACGAACTCAACATGAAACTCTTCAACGACCTGTTGGAGAGAAACGGCCACGTCACCCTGCGGACGAAGAGCGGCGTCGAAGCCATCAACCTCGCCCGGGAGCACCGACCCGATCTCATTTTGATGGATATCCAGCTGCCCGAGGTCTCGGGACTCGAAGTCACGCGATGGATCAAGGACGACGAGAACCTGCGGACCATTCCGGTCATCGCCATCACGGCTTTCGCGATGAAGGGCGACGAGGAAAAAATCCGGCAGGGCGGCTGTGAAGCTTACCTTTCGAAACCCATATCCGTAGCCAAGTTCCTAGAGACGGTTAACTCATTTCTTGCTGACAGGTAA
- the thiL gene encoding thiamine-phosphate kinase, with protein sequence MDRRYTEDELIAKLFAPLAGPAALGLMDDAALLPPCVNPMVATVDALVAGVHFFPEDPADSIAKKALRANLSDLAAKGAEPIGFLLALALPPDWTNQWLEAFAAGLAEDCKAFGCPLLGGDTVATPGPLTLSITALGEAAQGSFVGRSGARPGDALYVSGTIGDAALGLRLRRDAALRAGLSPKARDYLLERYLLPRPRLALAPLLRTSASAAMDVSDGLVGDLAKLARASRVAARVTTRDIPLSEAAREAIAIDPTLFELALTGGDDYEILFCARGNASEIERLASAASAPCVMIGEIIAGDGETIFLDAQENIMKFNRLSFSHF encoded by the coding sequence ATGGACCGGCGTTACACAGAGGACGAACTGATCGCAAAACTGTTCGCGCCTCTTGCCGGGCCCGCCGCGCTCGGCCTTATGGACGATGCGGCTCTGCTGCCGCCCTGCGTCAATCCGATGGTCGCGACCGTCGACGCCCTCGTCGCGGGCGTCCATTTTTTTCCGGAAGACCCGGCCGATTCGATAGCCAAAAAGGCGCTGAGGGCCAATCTTTCGGACCTCGCCGCCAAGGGCGCCGAGCCGATCGGCTTCCTGCTTGCCCTGGCTCTGCCGCCCGACTGGACCAATCAATGGCTGGAGGCCTTCGCCGCCGGTCTCGCCGAGGATTGCAAGGCTTTCGGCTGCCCGCTGCTGGGTGGCGACACCGTGGCGACGCCCGGACCGCTCACCTTGTCGATCACGGCGCTGGGCGAGGCGGCGCAGGGGAGCTTCGTCGGCCGGAGCGGGGCGCGGCCGGGCGACGCCCTGTACGTCAGCGGAACCATCGGCGACGCCGCCCTCGGCCTGCGGCTGCGGCGCGACGCGGCGTTGCGGGCCGGGCTATCCCCGAAGGCGCGGGATTATCTTCTGGAGCGCTATCTGCTTCCCCGTCCCCGGCTCGCGCTCGCGCCCCTGCTGCGGACCAGCGCCAGCGCGGCGATGGACGTGTCCGACGGCCTTGTCGGCGATCTCGCAAAGCTCGCAAGAGCCTCGCGCGTGGCCGCGCGGGTGACGACCAGGGACATTCCATTGTCGGAAGCCGCGCGAGAAGCCATCGCCATCGATCCGACCCTGTTCGAACTGGCCCTGACCGGCGGGGACGATTATGAAATCCTGTTCTGCGCCCGGGGGAACGCTTCAGAAATTGAAAGGCTTGCATCGGCTGCTTCCGCGCCCTGCGTCATGATAGGCGAGATCATTGCAGGAGACGGCGAGACGATATTCCTCGACGCCCAGGAAAACATCATGAAATTCAACCGATTGTCGTTCAGCCACTTTTGA
- a CDS encoding cell envelope integrity EipB family protein, whose amino-acid sequence MAFSRYLVFSTLVLAICGGAARGEPAPPLVPHRAVYELSLLKSTGAKAPTAAHGRIAFDFGGSACEGYVQNFRQITELQPEEGTARVSDLKSATFEAGDGQTYRFRITTSSGDSAGQDLDGAAQKASSKVAIELKRPNRAKSEFGGPVLFPTEHMRNILSSARAGENLLEARVFDGSGDGSKPYDTLAVIGKPLTGPAAEKPSQIETLKSLRRWPVSISYFETGQKDQQPAYVLSFDLYENGVSRALKLDYGDFVLAGEMTELTLLPVPKCEK is encoded by the coding sequence ATGGCTTTTTCCCGTTATCTGGTTTTTTCGACGCTCGTCCTCGCAATCTGTGGCGGCGCGGCCCGCGGCGAACCGGCCCCGCCGCTCGTTCCGCACCGTGCGGTTTATGAATTGAGCCTTCTGAAAAGCACGGGCGCGAAAGCCCCTACCGCCGCCCATGGACGCATCGCCTTCGACTTCGGCGGCTCCGCCTGCGAAGGCTATGTGCAGAACTTTCGGCAAATCACGGAGCTGCAGCCCGAAGAAGGGACCGCGCGCGTCTCGGACCTGAAGTCCGCGACGTTCGAGGCCGGAGACGGACAGACCTATCGGTTCAGGATCACCACCAGCTCGGGCGATTCCGCCGGCCAGGATCTGGACGGCGCAGCCCAAAAGGCCAGCTCCAAAGTCGCGATCGAGCTGAAACGGCCGAATCGGGCCAAAAGCGAATTCGGAGGCCCGGTCCTGTTCCCGACAGAACATATGCGCAATATCCTGTCCTCGGCGCGCGCCGGTGAGAATTTGCTCGAAGCCCGGGTTTTCGACGGCTCGGGCGACGGCTCCAAACCCTACGATACGCTCGCCGTCATCGGAAAACCGCTGACCGGCCCCGCCGCCGAGAAACCGTCCCAGATCGAGACGCTCAAATCCCTGCGCCGCTGGCCGGTGTCCATCTCCTATTTCGAAACCGGCCAGAAAGATCAGCAGCCGGCCTATGTGCTGTCCTTCGATCTCTATGAAAACGGGGTTTCCCGGGCGCTCAAGCTGGACTACGGCGACTTCGTGCTCGCCGGCGAAATGACCGAGCTTACGCTGCTTCCGGTTCCCAAATGCGAGAAATAG
- a CDS encoding sodium-translocating pyrophosphatase, translating into MVLFLTIVFGLLSVVYGVKTSQELLAADAGSQKMQEIAGAIAEGAQAYLKRQYTAIAYVGGGIFVVLVVLLGWWVAFGFLLGAVLSGAAGFIGMNVSVRANVRTAQAATKSLAEGLDISFKAGAITGLLVAGLALLGVAVYYAILTWFGGHSASDRVVVDALVALGFGASLISIFARLGGGIFTKGADVGADLVGKVEAGIPEDDPRNPATIADNVGDNVGDCAGMAADLFETYAVTVVATMVLASIFFAGQSGLSSAVIYPLAIGGLSIVASIAGTYFVKLGASDLPLAEYFEPLFAKLGVGETIMGALYKGLIAAGVFSVAGLFLATTFTVGWGEIGKANGEAIHGYGLFLSGVIGLAVTAAIVVITEYYTGTGKRPVVSIAQASVTGHGTNVIQGLAVSLESTAAPALVIVLGILFTYNLGGLYGTAIAVTTMLGLAGIVVALDAFGPVTDNAGGIAEMSGLPKEVRQSTDALDAVGNTTKAVTKGYAIGSAGLGALVLFAAYTNDLKHFIETGVPFFKGIDKVDFDLSNPYVVAGLIFGGLIPYLFGGIAMTAVGRAAGSVVEEVRRQFKNPGIMAGTVRPDYGRAVDLLTQAAIKEMIIPSLLPVLAPIVAFLVAWLLGGKANAFAALGALLLGVIVNGLFVAISMTSGGGAWDNAKKSFEDGFVDKDGVRHEKGGDAHKAAVTGDTVGDPYKDTAGPAVNPAIKITNIVALLLLAVLAH; encoded by the coding sequence ATGGTGCTATTTTTAACCATCGTCTTCGGACTTCTGTCCGTCGTCTACGGGGTGAAAACCTCGCAGGAACTGCTCGCGGCGGACGCCGGCTCGCAGAAAATGCAGGAAATCGCGGGCGCGATCGCGGAAGGCGCGCAAGCCTATCTCAAACGCCAATATACCGCGATCGCCTATGTCGGCGGCGGCATTTTCGTCGTTCTGGTCGTTCTGCTCGGCTGGTGGGTCGCTTTCGGCTTTCTTCTCGGCGCGGTGCTCTCCGGAGCCGCCGGCTTCATCGGCATGAATGTTTCAGTGCGCGCCAATGTCCGCACCGCCCAGGCCGCCACGAAGTCGCTCGCCGAAGGGCTCGACATTTCCTTCAAAGCCGGCGCCATCACCGGCCTTCTCGTCGCCGGCCTCGCCCTGCTCGGCGTCGCGGTCTATTACGCCATTCTGACATGGTTCGGCGGCCACTCCGCCTCCGATCGCGTCGTGGTCGACGCGCTGGTCGCGCTCGGTTTCGGCGCCTCGCTGATCTCCATCTTCGCGCGCCTCGGCGGCGGCATCTTCACCAAGGGCGCCGACGTCGGCGCCGATCTCGTGGGCAAGGTCGAAGCCGGCATTCCCGAGGATGATCCGCGCAACCCTGCGACCATCGCGGACAATGTGGGCGACAACGTCGGCGATTGCGCCGGCATGGCCGCCGACCTTTTCGAAACCTATGCGGTGACCGTTGTCGCCACCATGGTCCTGGCTTCGATCTTCTTTGCCGGCCAGTCGGGCCTCTCCAGCGCCGTGATCTACCCGCTTGCGATCGGCGGCCTCTCCATCGTGGCCTCCATCGCGGGCACTTACTTCGTCAAGCTGGGCGCCAGCGATCTTCCGCTCGCCGAATATTTCGAGCCGCTCTTCGCCAAGCTCGGCGTCGGCGAAACCATCATGGGCGCGCTCTACAAGGGCCTCATCGCGGCGGGCGTCTTCTCCGTCGCCGGCCTGTTCCTGGCCACCACCTTCACCGTGGGCTGGGGCGAGATCGGCAAGGCGAACGGCGAAGCCATCCACGGCTACGGCCTGTTCCTTTCGGGCGTGATCGGCCTCGCCGTCACCGCCGCCATCGTGGTCATTACCGAATATTACACCGGCACCGGCAAGCGTCCGGTGGTCTCCATCGCCCAGGCTTCGGTGACGGGCCACGGCACCAATGTGATCCAGGGCCTCGCCGTTTCGCTCGAATCGACTGCGGCTCCGGCTCTGGTGATCGTGCTGGGCATTCTCTTCACCTATAATCTCGGCGGCCTCTACGGCACGGCGATCGCGGTGACGACCATGCTCGGCCTCGCCGGCATCGTCGTCGCGCTCGACGCCTTCGGCCCCGTCACCGACAACGCCGGCGGCATCGCCGAGATGTCGGGCCTGCCCAAGGAAGTGCGCCAGTCGACCGACGCGCTCGACGCCGTGGGCAACACCACCAAGGCGGTGACCAAGGGCTACGCCATCGGTTCGGCCGGCCTCGGCGCGCTGGTGCTGTTCGCCGCCTACACCAACGATCTCAAGCACTTCATCGAGACCGGCGTGCCTTTCTTCAAGGGCATCGACAAGGTCGATTTCGACCTCTCCAACCCCTATGTCGTCGCGGGCCTGATTTTCGGCGGCCTCATTCCCTACCTGTTCGGCGGCATCGCCATGACCGCTGTCGGCCGCGCCGCCGGCTCGGTGGTGGAAGAAGTTCGCCGCCAGTTCAAGAACCCGGGCATCATGGCCGGAACCGTCCGGCCTGATTACGGCCGCGCAGTCGACTTGCTCACCCAGGCGGCGATCAAGGAGATGATCATCCCCTCGCTGCTGCCGGTGCTGGCGCCGATCGTGGCCTTCCTGGTCGCCTGGCTTCTCGGCGGCAAGGCCAACGCCTTCGCCGCTCTCGGCGCGCTGCTGCTGGGCGTGATCGTCAACGGCCTCTTCGTCGCCATTTCGATGACCTCGGGCGGCGGCGCTTGGGACAACGCCAAGAAGAGCTTCGAGGACGGTTTCGTCGACAAGGACGGCGTGCGGCACGAGAAGGGCGGCGACGCCCATAAGGCGGCCGTGACCGGCGACACCGTCGGCGACCCCTATAAGGACACCGCCGGCCCGGCCGTGAACCCGGCGATCAAGATCACCAATATCGTCGCTCTGCTGCTGCTGGCGGTTCTGGCGCACTGA
- a CDS encoding type II toxin-antitoxin system HicA family toxin, with protein sequence MTAKMVNCSLSNPPSSRQLADSKLCLKIQTDSVTFRLSVCFDIESLLIALGAERSEGRGSHIRFLLGGAEAVFHRPHPKPEIDKGTVANKSEARISKSFRKPIKLAVVASPRNKSELFLSFPWDKPMVKR encoded by the coding sequence ATGACGGCGAAGATGGTCAATTGCTCACTCTCAAATCCTCCGTCGTCGCGGCAATTGGCGGACTCAAAGCTATGTCTAAAAATCCAAACTGACTCGGTGACCTTCCGTTTGTCCGTTTGCTTTGATATCGAGAGCCTATTGATCGCCCTCGGCGCCGAGCGCTCAGAAGGGCGCGGCTCTCACATCCGGTTCCTGCTTGGCGGGGCTGAGGCGGTATTCCATCGCCCGCACCCCAAACCGGAAATCGATAAGGGCACCGTCGCTAATAAATCAGAGGCTCGAATTTCAAAGTCATTTCGCAAACCAATAAAGCTTGCCGTCGTTGCCTCGCCTCGTAATAAATCTGAATTATTTCTCTCGTTCCCATGGGATAAACCAATGGTTAAACGATAA
- the nusB gene encoding transcription antitermination factor NusB translates to MSGVEQRSSARLAVVQALYQMEVAGKGLNEVLAEFETHWIGREIEGDQYKPAEVGFFRDVLQGVLGNQKLIDQQIHAALQGGWPLARLESVMRAILRAGAYELHMRKDVPMRVVIKEYVDVAGAFFGPVEAGMINAVLDRLARDTRSEEAVRKGGA, encoded by the coding sequence ATGAGCGGCGTCGAACAGCGTTCCAGCGCCCGGCTCGCCGTCGTGCAGGCGCTTTACCAGATGGAAGTCGCAGGCAAGGGCCTGAACGAAGTTCTCGCCGAGTTCGAAACCCATTGGATCGGCCGCGAAATCGAGGGCGACCAGTACAAGCCGGCCGAGGTGGGCTTCTTTCGCGACGTGCTGCAGGGCGTTCTCGGCAACCAGAAGCTGATCGACCAGCAGATTCACGCCGCGCTTCAGGGCGGCTGGCCTCTCGCGCGCCTCGAGTCGGTCATGCGCGCGATCCTCCGCGCGGGGGCCTATGAGCTGCATATGCGCAAGGATGTGCCCATGCGGGTCGTCATCAAGGAATATGTCGACGTGGCCGGGGCTTTCTTCGGTCCCGTGGAGGCGGGCATGATTAACGCCGTGCTCGACCGGCTGGCCCGGGACACGAGATCCGAGGAAGCCGTTCGGAAAGGCGGGGCCTGA
- a CDS encoding RidA family protein: MTAATHDSPLGRLQALGLSLPQAAAPVANYTPYSRAGSLLFVSGQLPLRDGAVDPAHRGKLGAGVSLEAGQAAARLAALNVLAQASAAVGDLSRLRAVRLGGYVNSAPDFGQLPQVVNGASDLVANVLGENGKHARFAVGVAQLPLDVAVEIEGIFEILE, from the coding sequence ATGACAGCCGCCACGCACGATTCTCCGCTCGGACGGCTCCAGGCGCTCGGTCTGTCGCTGCCGCAGGCGGCGGCCCCCGTCGCCAATTACACGCCCTATTCCCGCGCCGGCAGTCTCCTGTTCGTATCCGGCCAGCTCCCGCTGCGGGACGGGGCGGTCGATCCCGCGCATCGGGGCAAGCTGGGCGCGGGCGTTTCGCTCGAAGCCGGGCAGGCGGCGGCGCGGCTCGCGGCCCTGAACGTGCTGGCGCAGGCGAGCGCCGCTGTGGGCGACCTTTCCAGGCTTCGGGCGGTGCGCCTCGGCGGCTATGTCAACAGCGCCCCGGATTTCGGCCAATTGCCTCAGGTGGTCAACGGCGCTTCCGATCTCGTCGCCAATGTTCTCGGAGAAAACGGGAAACATGCGCGTTTCGCCGTGGGCGTTGCGCAATTGCCGCTCGACGTGGCCGTCGAGATCGAGGGAATCTTTGAGATTCTGGAGTGA